The Anoplolepis gracilipes chromosome 17, ASM4749672v1, whole genome shotgun sequence genome window below encodes:
- the Spindly gene encoding uncharacterized protein Spindly, producing MSDLYDESVNDTKFEEYLEESSIQDDYKKLKHENECYRQELHVLRLKLETCAALNKELQETNETLEQSVVEYRTKLDKMFVERKERYRAEKEEYENYIADLETKSIQNVQEITDLREELKRYKDLNKQPHFSNCADDTVTIYKEKNKELTVLLKNEKKNVEQLEEKLANMEAHCQELENVLKIKAEQLVEKNEALENIREELVINRMELESLKVTPTSDICKGNSLFAEVEDRRQILLDQMKELQTKYKEAKQALNTKMKEIKLLMAEKHVLIRKWETDVIDTQQENADLLNKYKSRIFDLENKLKIEIERNNQKEQIQSTDDSFSYAQALVTRTKKELKELNEKMEKQVMQMLIQEEANHNISKQLRFWQSKAMSMEVQILAIKTHLEQTENNVNKNLLELIENYNINISNADFEKTCEDLKITSNNLMPANNICQRNLKTSEKSIVDECVNGQKELNKKVVNIAADIKNTENKPLKKQSKQHDYVYPIVVIDDSFSLMK from the exons ATGTCAGATTTGTATGACGAGAGTGTTAATGATACGAAATTCGAGGAATATCTCGAGGAGAGTTCGATTCAGGatgattataagaaattaaaacatgAGAATGAATGTTATCGCCAGGAGTTGCATGTTTTACGACTCAAATTAGAAACCTGCGCAGCATTAAATAAAGAACTTCAAGAAACAAACGAGACTTTGGAGCAATCGGTCGTCGAATACAGAACGAAACTAGACAAAATGTTTGTCGAGAGGAAAGAAAg gtaTAGAGCTGAGAAAgaagaatatgaaaattatattgcagaTTTAGAAACAAAATCTATACAAAATGTACAAGAGATTACGGATTTAcgtgaagaattaaaaagatataaggATCTAAATAAACAACCACATTTTTCCAATTGTGCAGATGATAcagtaacaatatataaggAAAAAAACAAGGAGCTGACTGTTCTtcttaaaaatgagaaaaaaaatgtagaacaaTTGGAAGAGAAACTTGCAAATATGGAGGCTCATTGTCAAGAACTCGAAAATGTCTTGaaa ATAAAAGCAGAACAATTagtggaaaaaaatgaagcGTTAGAAAACATACGGGAGGAATTGGTTATTAATCGTATGGAATTGGAGTCATTAAAAGTAACTCCTACTAGCGATATATGTAAAG GCAATTCTCTATTCGCTGAAGTTGAAGATCGCCGGCAAATATTGTTGGATCAAATGAAAGAACTCCAGACTAAGTATAAGGAAGCAAAGCAagcattaaatacaaaaatgaaagaaattaagcTCTTGATGGCAGAGAAACATGTTTTGATTAGAAAATGGGAAACTGATGTAATTGATACACAGCAAGAGAATGCAGATCttctgaataaatataaaagtagaaTCTTTGATCTTGAGAATAagttgaaaattgaaatagaaaGAAACAATCAAAAGGAACAAATACAATCTACAGATGATAGTTTCAG TTATGCTCAGGCACTGGTGACTAGAACGAAAAAAGAGTTGAAagaattgaatgaaaaaatggaaaaacaaGTTATGCAAATGTTAATACAAGAAGAAGCAAATCACAATATCTCAAAGCAGCTTCGTTTTTGGCAATCTAAAGCAATGTCTATGGAG GTTCAAATTTTGGCTATAAAAACGCACTTAGAACAGacagaaaataatgttaataaaaatctgttagaacttattgaaaattataatattaatatctctaatgctgattttgaaaaaacttgTGAAGacttaaaaattacatctaaTAATCTTATGCCGGCGAATAATATATGCCAACGAAATTTAAAAACGTCAGAAAAATCGATAGTAGATGAATGTGTAAATGGTCAAAAAGAATTGAACAAAAAAGTCGTAAATATTGCTGCAGATATcaaaaatactgaaaataaaCCTTTGAAAAAACAATCAAAACAGCACGATTATGTATATCCTATTGTAGTTATTGatgattctttttctcttatgaaataa